One window of the Pseudobdellovibrionaceae bacterium genome contains the following:
- a CDS encoding nucleoside phosphorylase, whose protein sequence is MSYPHYTNKWQLPGWVNPEKMISYMKERGHLLYEAPESVILLYSPALAKKIQEQEEVDLRPFMGGRLGFLEGHNRRLAFLSGFGIGGPAVAAKIEELVAFGVKRILSVGTCGGLAQGLQVGSLILCDEAVRDEGTSYHYMDPAEPACADPLLLRRLESELKKQGLNVAKGKSWTIDSPYRETKEEVEYFRQQGISAVDMEAAAVFAAARFRQIPAASLLVVSDLLNTEEWEPRFHVGPVKVGLELAWQVAIDTLK, encoded by the coding sequence ATGTCCTATCCCCACTACACAAACAAGTGGCAGCTTCCTGGTTGGGTAAATCCTGAAAAGATGATCTCTTATATGAAAGAGCGGGGGCACTTGCTTTACGAAGCGCCCGAATCCGTGATTCTTCTTTATTCACCGGCACTGGCAAAAAAAATTCAGGAACAAGAAGAGGTGGATCTTCGCCCCTTTATGGGGGGGCGCCTGGGTTTTCTCGAAGGGCACAACCGTCGCTTGGCCTTTTTGAGTGGTTTCGGTATTGGTGGCCCGGCCGTGGCGGCGAAAATTGAAGAGCTGGTGGCCTTCGGAGTGAAGCGCATTCTTTCGGTCGGAACTTGCGGAGGGTTGGCCCAAGGATTACAGGTGGGTTCACTTATACTCTGTGATGAGGCCGTTCGTGATGAAGGGACATCCTATCACTACATGGACCCAGCAGAGCCAGCCTGTGCGGACCCCTTGTTGTTGCGCCGGTTGGAGAGTGAGTTAAAGAAACAAGGCCTCAACGTCGCCAAAGGAAAGTCCTGGACCATCGATTCTCCCTACCGGGAAACCAAAGAAGAGGTGGAGTATTTTCGTCAGCAAGGAATATCAGCTGTGGACATGGAAGCGGCAGCGGTGTTTGCGGCTGCTCGCTTTCGCCAGATTCCTGCCGCCAGTTTGCTGGTTGTGAGTGATCTGCTAAACACCGAAGAATGGGAGCCCCGTTTTCATGTCGGGCCAGTTAAAGTCGGTCTTGAACTGGCCTGGCAAGTGGCCATTGATACTCTAAAATAA
- a CDS encoding Hpt domain-containing protein produces the protein MSFDRESFMSLIEGDKELFLSLLTLFEDDWPQLVEKIRSALQKGDKQTVEAMSHRLKGNLRNFYANQAAGLAQILEDAGKQGELDGKEPVLDDLVTQLNQVQADLRLFLKEMN, from the coding sequence TTGAGCTTTGATCGCGAAAGCTTTATGAGTCTCATTGAGGGCGACAAGGAGTTGTTCTTGAGTCTACTGACTCTATTTGAAGACGACTGGCCCCAACTGGTGGAAAAGATCCGTTCGGCTCTGCAAAAGGGTGACAAGCAGACCGTTGAAGCCATGTCCCACCGGCTAAAAGGAAATTTGCGAAATTTCTATGCGAATCAGGCGGCTGGATTGGCCCAGATTCTTGAAGATGCGGGAAAGCAGGGCGAGTTAGATGGCAAGGAGCCGGTTCTTGATGATCTGGTCACTCAGCTGAATCAGGTCCAGGCCGACCTGCGTTTATTCCTCAAAGAAATGAACTGA
- the hemH gene encoding ferrochelatase, with translation MRRGVLFINLGTTAAPTAQATGEYLREFLTDPYVIDVPNPMRWMLVNLLIVPRRQHQSAEAYNSIWTKQGSPLLVYSLQFMEEMRRLVSSEWEVALGMRYGEPSIRSGLEQLRKADVDELLLFPLYPQFADSSTTTALLKAVNELKDMSWRPESTQYLGYFFRHPAFIRSLAQRVRTAMNQFSADHLLLSYHGLPERHLSKRSDLHESCHFDQKCCTAWSKRNELCYRAQCFATSRALLEELNWPSTKASTAFQSRLGRAKWIGPSLKEEITRLAESGVKRLLVSCPSFVTDCLETLEEVGMRARYTFRELGGEELHLVQGLNAHSDWVGAAASILESESWKPVHFDTGPRSEALSASPESAS, from the coding sequence ATGAGAAGAGGGGTTTTGTTCATTAACTTGGGTACGACGGCGGCGCCTACGGCCCAAGCCACAGGCGAGTATTTGCGGGAGTTCCTCACCGATCCCTACGTTATTGACGTCCCCAATCCCATGCGCTGGATGCTGGTCAATCTTTTGATTGTGCCAAGGCGTCAGCATCAGAGTGCAGAAGCCTATAACTCCATTTGGACCAAACAAGGCTCGCCGCTGTTAGTTTACAGCCTTCAGTTTATGGAGGAGATGAGGCGCTTGGTGTCTTCCGAATGGGAAGTGGCTTTGGGTATGAGGTATGGGGAGCCCTCCATTCGCTCAGGACTTGAGCAGCTTCGCAAGGCCGACGTAGACGAGTTGTTGCTCTTTCCCCTTTATCCCCAGTTTGCCGACTCATCGACGACAACGGCCCTCCTCAAGGCGGTCAACGAACTCAAAGACATGAGCTGGCGGCCAGAGAGCACTCAGTACCTGGGTTACTTTTTCCGTCATCCCGCTTTCATTAGATCTTTGGCGCAAAGAGTGAGAACGGCTATGAATCAGTTTTCGGCCGATCATTTACTTCTCAGTTATCACGGATTACCGGAACGTCATTTGAGCAAAAGGTCTGATCTTCATGAAAGTTGTCATTTTGATCAGAAGTGTTGTACGGCTTGGAGCAAGCGCAACGAACTCTGTTACCGAGCCCAGTGTTTTGCCACCAGTCGCGCTCTTTTGGAGGAACTCAATTGGCCCTCTACCAAGGCATCCACGGCTTTTCAGTCACGGCTGGGAAGGGCTAAATGGATTGGTCCCTCGCTTAAGGAGGAAATCACCCGGTTGGCTGAGTCAGGGGTCAAACGCCTTTTGGTCAGTTGTCCTTCATTTGTGACCGACTGTCTGGAGACGTTGGAAGAGGTGGGAATGAGAGCCCGCTACACCTTTCGCGAGCTGGGCGGCGAAGAATTGCACCTGGTCCAAGGTCTCAACGCCCATTCAGATTGGGTGGGGGCGGCTGCTTCAATACTGGAGTCGGAAAGCTGGAAGCCCGTTCATTTTGATACTGGGCCAAGGTCTGAAGCTCTGAGTGCAAGTCCTGAATCTGCCTCTTAA
- a CDS encoding FAD-dependent oxidoreductase: MKKQVVVVGGGISGLTSALSLAEAGYQVDLYESKDHLGGLISTHQGPYGKSESAANGILNSLAVENLFRRLNVPLTGVLPTARARYVLVDGRPQRWPFSFAESMVLFFRLSGYMLRGKSSMAPRPGETVAVWLERTLGKNVNDKFLAPALLGIYASRSSELSASLVMAPFFAKSKKKSKPEIRGTVAPVGGMGALVDALVKSCAELGVHVHLNEQYNWDRWDGGKTPHVFAGAAHQAAEALRQLAPEAAVLLGKVRMLPVVSATLFYPKESSFLTGFGCLFSEEEKMNGLGVLFPGCIFPERTTVHAETWIMGGAVHPEMAQWSPEQVVDGISSDRRRLAGQDVEPLDRQLFRWPKALPYYDLYLEKALDELKLPKGLYLNGNFLGKIGLAGLIERGLELPDQIQAAGV, from the coding sequence ATGAAGAAGCAAGTTGTCGTTGTTGGAGGCGGGATTTCTGGTTTGACCAGCGCCCTTTCTTTGGCGGAGGCTGGCTATCAAGTTGATCTCTATGAAAGTAAGGACCATTTGGGTGGGCTGATCAGCACTCATCAGGGCCCTTATGGCAAGTCCGAATCGGCGGCCAATGGAATTCTCAATTCTTTAGCCGTGGAAAATTTGTTTCGGCGTCTCAATGTGCCATTGACTGGTGTTCTGCCCACGGCTCGTGCCCGCTATGTGTTGGTCGACGGTCGGCCGCAAAGATGGCCGTTTAGTTTTGCTGAGTCTATGGTTCTTTTCTTTAGGCTTTCTGGCTACATGCTTCGCGGGAAGTCCTCGATGGCTCCCAGGCCGGGAGAGACGGTGGCCGTTTGGTTGGAGCGCACATTGGGCAAGAATGTGAATGACAAGTTTTTGGCTCCTGCCCTCTTGGGCATCTACGCTTCCCGGAGCAGTGAACTCAGCGCCTCTTTGGTGATGGCTCCATTTTTTGCGAAAAGTAAAAAGAAATCCAAACCTGAAATTCGCGGTACAGTCGCGCCGGTCGGTGGCATGGGAGCACTCGTCGATGCCCTAGTCAAATCTTGTGCTGAGCTGGGGGTACACGTTCATCTGAATGAGCAATACAATTGGGATAGATGGGATGGTGGAAAGACTCCTCATGTTTTTGCTGGGGCGGCCCACCAGGCAGCCGAGGCACTTCGCCAGCTAGCTCCGGAGGCAGCTGTGCTATTGGGCAAGGTCCGTATGCTTCCCGTGGTGTCGGCCACACTTTTTTACCCCAAAGAGAGTTCCTTTTTGACCGGCTTTGGTTGTTTGTTTTCAGAAGAGGAAAAAATGAATGGCTTGGGCGTTTTGTTTCCCGGCTGTATATTTCCCGAGCGCACCACTGTCCATGCAGAGACCTGGATAATGGGGGGAGCTGTTCACCCCGAGATGGCTCAGTGGTCACCTGAACAAGTCGTGGATGGAATCAGCTCGGATCGCCGTCGCTTGGCCGGCCAGGATGTAGAGCCCTTGGATCGGCAGTTGTTTCGTTGGCCTAAGGCCTTGCCCTACTACGATCTTTATCTTGAGAAAGCCCTCGATGAATTGAAGTTACCAAAAGGACTCTATCTTAACGGAAATTTTCTCGGTAAGATTGGATTGGCCGGCCTCATTGAGCGCGGTCTTGAACTTCCGGATCAAATCCAAGCAGCAGGTGTATGA
- the hemN gene encoding oxygen-independent coproporphyrinogen III oxidase, producing the protein MKYSDLLEKYDVPAPRYTSYPTVPYWSDSPTTDQWIEALRQGFQQGEQVPWSLYIHTPFCESLCTFCGCNTSITKNHDKEMPYVAHILREFELYMEKVPEFANHPLKEIHLGGGSPTWFSAESLKQMVGPILKRVKISADEFDGAIEVDPRRATPEQLRTLFDLGFRRISLGIQDFNPETQRLVNRIQPYELTKSVNDMARELGYTSVNFDLIYGLPMQTPDSVRDMANKTLELRPDRIALYSFAKVPWIKPAQRLFKDEDLPEGPAKRDLYETAREVLISGGYIEIGMDHFALETDGLAVAQAKGELHRNFMGYTDKRTKILLGLGVSSISEAPTCFHQNEKVLPVYERQVDGGEIPTFRGHLLSSEDQKQREQILEFMTKGKVRLHDVDQEKDVRDFLAPLIEDQIVAVTSGMMELTPKGFPFLRNVCMALDLRLRREKPETKVFSQAL; encoded by the coding sequence ATGAAGTATTCTGATCTGTTGGAAAAATATGATGTCCCGGCTCCGCGCTATACGAGCTACCCAACTGTCCCTTATTGGTCGGACTCGCCCACCACAGACCAGTGGATCGAGGCTTTGCGGCAGGGATTTCAGCAAGGTGAGCAAGTTCCTTGGTCGCTGTATATTCACACGCCTTTTTGCGAGTCCTTGTGTACATTTTGTGGCTGCAACACCTCCATTACCAAGAACCATGACAAAGAAATGCCCTATGTGGCTCACATCCTCCGCGAGTTCGAACTGTATATGGAGAAGGTGCCTGAGTTTGCCAATCACCCTTTAAAGGAAATTCACCTTGGGGGTGGATCTCCCACTTGGTTTTCAGCGGAAAGCCTCAAACAGATGGTTGGGCCGATATTAAAGCGAGTGAAAATCAGTGCTGATGAGTTTGACGGGGCGATTGAGGTTGACCCCCGACGGGCCACACCTGAGCAGTTGCGAACTTTGTTTGACCTTGGCTTTCGCCGCATTAGCTTGGGCATTCAGGATTTCAACCCGGAAACTCAGCGACTGGTGAATCGCATTCAGCCCTACGAGTTGACCAAGTCGGTGAACGACATGGCTCGGGAGTTAGGCTACACCTCAGTTAATTTTGATTTGATCTATGGGCTTCCCATGCAGACGCCGGATTCGGTCAGAGATATGGCCAATAAAACGCTGGAGCTGCGTCCAGATCGTATTGCCCTTTATAGTTTTGCTAAAGTGCCTTGGATCAAACCAGCTCAGCGTCTGTTTAAGGATGAGGATTTGCCGGAAGGTCCAGCCAAGAGGGATCTCTATGAAACGGCACGCGAAGTTTTGATATCGGGTGGTTATATTGAAATTGGCATGGATCACTTTGCTCTAGAAACTGACGGCCTGGCCGTTGCCCAGGCGAAAGGGGAGTTGCACCGCAACTTTATGGGATACACCGACAAGCGGACGAAAATTCTGCTGGGTTTGGGTGTTAGTTCCATTTCTGAGGCCCCGACGTGCTTTCATCAAAATGAAAAAGTTCTTCCCGTTTACGAGCGCCAAGTGGATGGGGGAGAGATTCCCACCTTTCGTGGGCATCTGTTGAGCTCGGAGGATCAGAAACAGCGCGAGCAGATTCTTGAATTTATGACCAAGGGCAAAGTGCGCCTCCACGATGTGGACCAGGAGAAGGATGTGAGAGATTTCCTAGCTCCCCTGATCGAAGATCAGATCGTCGCAGTGACCAGTGGCATGATGGAGTTGACGCCTAAGGGTTTTCCCTTTTTGCGCAATGTCTGCATGGCTCTTGATTTGCGCCTCCGCCGTGAGAAGCCTGAGACCAAAGTTTTTTCCCAAGCGCTTTAG
- a CDS encoding uroporphyrinogen decarboxylase: MANERFSNALSGIAQKVPPIWMMRQAGRYHKHYQALKEKYSFMELCKEPELAAEVAMGPIDDFDFDVAILFSDLLFPLEALGMGLEYSPGPQLGWTLTPETINQLLPVDEAIGDMEFQRLAVQATRGLLPQRKSLIGFVGGPWTLFAYAVEGSHKGGLKEAKAMWSLFPAFTNIIEPFLQKNIALQLEAGAEVVMVFDTAAGELSPQMYRDLVAPTVKKIAKSFPGKIGYYSQNTQLAHLFPFFNEPSELAGMGFDHRWELPTLFELVPGGFVQGNFDQTLMFTDEADFARKLEFYLQPFQELSPEERKGWVCGLGHGVLPATPEANVRTFVDTVRETFA, encoded by the coding sequence ATGGCTAATGAGAGATTTTCCAATGCCCTAAGTGGAATTGCCCAAAAGGTTCCACCCATTTGGATGATGAGGCAGGCGGGTCGTTACCATAAGCACTACCAGGCCTTGAAAGAGAAATATAGCTTTATGGAATTGTGTAAGGAACCTGAGTTGGCTGCTGAAGTGGCCATGGGTCCCATTGATGATTTTGATTTTGACGTCGCCATCTTGTTCAGTGATTTGTTGTTCCCCCTCGAAGCCTTGGGTATGGGTTTGGAATATTCCCCCGGGCCTCAGCTGGGTTGGACATTGACCCCCGAGACGATCAATCAGTTGTTGCCGGTCGATGAGGCGATAGGCGATATGGAATTTCAAAGATTGGCTGTGCAGGCCACCCGCGGTCTTTTGCCCCAGCGCAAAAGTCTGATTGGCTTTGTCGGTGGCCCGTGGACATTGTTTGCCTATGCAGTGGAAGGCAGTCACAAAGGTGGGCTTAAAGAGGCCAAAGCCATGTGGTCACTGTTTCCGGCTTTTACAAACATCATTGAGCCATTTTTGCAAAAGAACATTGCTCTTCAATTAGAAGCGGGAGCAGAGGTGGTGATGGTCTTTGATACGGCTGCCGGTGAATTATCGCCACAGATGTATCGAGACCTTGTCGCCCCGACCGTTAAAAAAATTGCCAAAAGTTTTCCCGGCAAGATTGGCTATTACAGTCAGAACACTCAGCTGGCTCATTTGTTCCCCTTCTTTAATGAACCGAGTGAGTTGGCGGGAATGGGTTTTGATCACCGTTGGGAGCTTCCGACTTTGTTTGAGTTGGTTCCGGGCGGTTTTGTCCAGGGGAACTTTGATCAAACCCTGATGTTTACCGATGAAGCCGACTTTGCTCGTAAGCTCGAGTTTTATCTCCAGCCATTTCAAGAGTTGAGCCCGGAGGAACGTAAAGGCTGGGTGTGTGGTCTGGGCCATGGCGTACTACCGGCCACTCCGGAGGCAAATGTGCGCACTTTTGTAGATACTGTTAGGGAGACCTTTGCATGA
- a CDS encoding response regulator transcription factor: protein MKKLLLVEDDQNLGQTLSERLEKEGYKVCWATNQAEAQHAINSQTFDLVILDVGLPDGSGFDFAQEIRSQYPIPFIFVTAESSAESRLQGYELGAEEYIPKPFHFKELLMRISHVLRDHSPLKSLEFAGVRIDFDQMSVSLPDGQQERLAHKDFQVLRLLIERSPAVVSRDEIMDKVWGEEKFPSNRTVDNVILRLRQILGDQHSHWIQSVRGVGYQWKSSEVKNG, encoded by the coding sequence ATGAAGAAGCTGCTTCTTGTGGAGGACGACCAGAATTTAGGCCAGACTCTATCTGAAAGGCTTGAGAAGGAAGGCTACAAGGTGTGTTGGGCGACAAACCAGGCAGAGGCCCAACATGCCATCAACTCTCAAACCTTTGATTTGGTCATTTTGGATGTAGGGCTTCCTGACGGGTCAGGTTTCGACTTTGCGCAGGAGATTCGGAGTCAATATCCGATTCCCTTCATTTTTGTCACCGCCGAGTCCTCGGCGGAATCTCGCCTACAGGGATATGAACTTGGCGCTGAAGAGTACATTCCTAAGCCCTTTCATTTTAAAGAGCTTCTCATGCGGATCAGTCATGTTTTACGAGACCATAGCCCGCTCAAGAGCTTGGAGTTTGCAGGGGTGAGAATTGATTTCGATCAGATGTCAGTTTCCCTTCCTGATGGGCAGCAGGAGCGACTGGCCCATAAGGACTTTCAGGTGTTGCGCCTGCTGATTGAAAGATCTCCGGCGGTCGTGAGTCGGGATGAGATCATGGACAAGGTGTGGGGCGAGGAGAAATTCCCCAGCAATCGCACTGTGGATAACGTCATTTTGCGATTAAGACAAATTCTCGGAGACCAACACAGCCACTGGATTCAGTCGGTTCGTGGTGTGGGTTACCAGTGGAAAAGCAGCGAGGTGAAGAATGGCTAA
- a CDS encoding HAMP domain-containing histidine kinase has product MAKKAGQGFSWKTAGAMIWLVFTLSMAGWWLYLGLGLLTRLESQQSVLHEEILRQKNMLLWEGLAWMVLLVGGGLTLIYLINRERKSAKALRGFLASFSHDIKTALTSLQMQTEIIREEAGDLPALRRLEADVVRLQLQLENSLFLASEENLQFFIESVSLKKTIEGIRHRWPNLQIICEGEALLRVDKRAFESILSNFMQNSQVHGKAKTVTFMTKRKGAHQIEIQIQDDGTGFKGSTADLGRLFERHNPSSGSGVGLYTVVQLTRRMGGQVTFESPVSGGFQGNFQLEGSTP; this is encoded by the coding sequence ATGGCTAAGAAGGCTGGGCAGGGATTCAGTTGGAAGACCGCCGGAGCGATGATCTGGTTGGTGTTTACCCTGTCCATGGCCGGGTGGTGGCTGTATTTGGGCTTAGGTCTTTTAACCCGTCTTGAAAGCCAGCAGTCCGTTCTTCACGAAGAAATCCTCAGGCAAAAAAATATGCTCCTGTGGGAGGGCCTGGCCTGGATGGTCCTTCTGGTTGGAGGGGGGCTTACCCTCATCTACTTGATCAATCGTGAGAGAAAGTCAGCAAAGGCCTTGCGCGGATTTTTGGCCTCCTTCAGTCATGACATCAAAACTGCCCTCACCAGTTTACAGATGCAGACTGAGATCATTCGTGAAGAGGCCGGTGACCTCCCGGCCCTCCGTCGCTTGGAAGCGGATGTGGTGCGCCTGCAGCTACAGTTAGAAAACTCCTTGTTTTTGGCCAGCGAGGAAAACCTCCAGTTTTTTATTGAAAGTGTGTCGCTTAAGAAAACTATTGAGGGCATCAGGCATCGCTGGCCGAACTTGCAAATTATTTGCGAAGGTGAGGCCTTGCTTCGCGTGGACAAAAGAGCTTTCGAAAGCATTCTCTCAAATTTCATGCAAAACTCCCAGGTTCATGGCAAAGCCAAAACCGTGACCTTTATGACTAAACGTAAGGGAGCTCACCAGATTGAAATTCAAATTCAGGACGACGGCACGGGCTTCAAAGGATCTACCGCGGATTTGGGTCGGCTCTTTGAACGGCACAATCCCTCCAGCGGGAGCGGTGTGGGCTTGTACACGGTGGTGCAGCTGACACGGAGAATGGGTGGCCAGGTGACATTTGAATCTCCTGTTTCAGGTGGCTTTCAGGGCAACTTCCAACTTGAGGGGAGTACGCCATGA
- a CDS encoding glutamate-1-semialdehyde 2,1-aminomutase: MADSLTSKNLFERSLKVAPGGVHSPVRASKSVGGEPIFFRFAEGAYLESVEGKRYVDFCQSFGPNVLGHRDPDVSQEVEKIFHRAWTLGACEPYSLELAEWMINKIPFVEKLRFVCSGTEAVMSALRVARAATGRAKILKFDGCYHGHVDSMLVKAGSGLAGETASDSAGVPEEIAGTTLIAPLDDENAVEAIFKRSGKEIAAVIIEPLPANFGLLIQRQEFINKVVEVARHHGALVIFDEVISGFRVGMAGMAERLGIRPDLVTYGKVIGGGFPVGCYAGRADLLDLVAPNGPVYQAGTLSANPVGMVAGLATLKKMEQNQVLDKMSDRTAQFCHRLNQRFESMDRPWAVTDYASLFWFHPRTDQPIRSVKDFVPGQADLYRKFYHACLNRGVYLAPSAFEVAFMSWAHQGAALDKAEEVFIEAVQEIYG, encoded by the coding sequence ATGGCGGACTCCCTAACTTCCAAAAACCTTTTCGAACGCTCTTTAAAAGTGGCTCCAGGCGGAGTGCACAGTCCGGTTCGGGCGAGCAAAAGTGTGGGTGGCGAACCCATCTTTTTTAGATTCGCGGAAGGGGCCTACCTGGAGTCGGTTGAGGGCAAACGATATGTCGATTTCTGCCAGAGCTTTGGACCAAATGTTTTGGGACACCGAGACCCTGATGTCTCCCAAGAGGTGGAAAAAATCTTTCACCGCGCCTGGACCTTGGGGGCTTGTGAGCCCTACTCCCTGGAGTTGGCCGAATGGATGATCAACAAAATTCCCTTTGTGGAAAAATTGAGATTTGTTTGTTCCGGTACTGAAGCCGTCATGAGTGCCTTGCGTGTCGCTCGTGCGGCCACAGGCAGAGCCAAAATTCTCAAGTTTGATGGCTGTTACCATGGTCATGTGGACAGTATGTTGGTAAAGGCCGGAAGTGGCCTGGCAGGGGAGACAGCCAGCGACAGCGCTGGAGTTCCTGAGGAGATTGCGGGTACCACCTTGATTGCCCCTCTTGATGACGAAAATGCCGTTGAGGCAATCTTCAAGCGATCAGGAAAAGAAATCGCTGCTGTGATCATCGAACCTCTGCCGGCGAACTTTGGACTGCTCATTCAGAGACAAGAATTCATCAATAAAGTGGTCGAAGTCGCCCGTCACCACGGCGCCCTGGTGATTTTTGACGAAGTCATTTCCGGATTCCGCGTCGGCATGGCGGGAATGGCGGAGAGATTGGGCATTCGCCCTGACTTGGTGACCTATGGCAAGGTGATTGGTGGTGGTTTTCCAGTGGGGTGTTACGCTGGGCGTGCTGACCTTCTGGATCTAGTTGCTCCTAATGGGCCCGTCTACCAAGCCGGCACCTTGAGTGCCAACCCGGTGGGCATGGTGGCAGGTCTTGCGACTCTCAAAAAGATGGAACAAAACCAGGTTCTCGATAAAATGAGCGATCGTACTGCTCAGTTTTGCCATCGATTGAATCAGAGATTTGAAAGCATGGATCGTCCTTGGGCGGTGACTGACTATGCCTCTTTGTTTTGGTTTCATCCGCGCACCGACCAACCCATTCGCTCGGTGAAGGACTTTGTGCCGGGGCAGGCGGATCTTTATCGCAAATTCTATCATGCCTGTTTAAATCGCGGAGTCTATTTGGCTCCCAGCGCCTTTGAAGTGGCCTTCATGTCCTGGGCCCACCAGGGTGCGGCGTTGGATAAGGCCGAAGAGGTCTTTATCGAAGCTGTGCAGGAGATTTATGGCTAA
- the hemC gene encoding hydroxymethylbilane synthase, whose amino-acid sequence MRLKIASRQSDLARIQSYMVARALRAVDPQLQIEFEFRTSFGDRNLDIAMDGAQEKGLFTQDFYEGLKSGEFDMVVHSWKDLPVEEREGTKVVATLPRADVRDLLLVKKSSIGRSSWKVLSSSPRRSYNLQRTLSSLVPGNPGIEFTPIRGNIPTRLRKLMEGEEDALILAKAAVDRLLEAPEAELAECQSYVRQVLNECKWSLLPLTLNPAAAAQGALAIEIAQDRPDLENLLAQINCQNTFVEAQRERKILASYGGGCHQKIGVSYLHRDYGKILFLRGKTDGGEELRVMSLEREEMAPEWCSHKENMFPVPPGTSKWYGRDSLDVGGFPGGRSLWVARAEAFPEDWEKAEIPLVWTSGLKSWRGLAARGVWVNGCAESLGEQEETRVTTLLGQEPQWLKLTHEGGYDEGAMEIMATYRLQPVEDAPNLNGKTHFYWMSGSSFARAQELFPEIIAGAFHACGPGNTYKLLQKELSDDRLKLFLNYEDWCRTSTEGDK is encoded by the coding sequence ATGCGCCTAAAAATAGCCTCGCGGCAGAGTGATCTGGCGAGGATTCAGTCTTACATGGTGGCACGGGCCCTCCGTGCGGTAGACCCCCAGTTGCAAATCGAGTTTGAGTTTCGCACCAGTTTTGGTGATCGCAACCTCGATATTGCTATGGACGGGGCTCAGGAAAAGGGTCTGTTCACTCAGGATTTTTATGAGGGGCTCAAGTCGGGCGAGTTCGACATGGTCGTTCACTCCTGGAAGGACCTTCCGGTTGAGGAAAGAGAAGGCACAAAAGTGGTGGCCACCTTGCCCCGTGCTGATGTGAGAGACCTTTTGTTAGTTAAAAAATCATCTATTGGTCGGAGCTCCTGGAAGGTTTTGTCCTCCTCTCCACGACGCAGCTACAATTTGCAGCGAACACTTTCCTCTTTGGTGCCAGGAAATCCCGGCATTGAGTTTACTCCCATTCGTGGCAATATTCCCACTCGCCTGCGAAAACTCATGGAAGGCGAAGAGGACGCTCTGATTTTGGCAAAAGCGGCTGTCGATCGACTTTTGGAGGCCCCGGAAGCAGAGCTTGCCGAGTGTCAGTCCTATGTCCGCCAGGTCCTCAATGAATGCAAATGGTCTTTGCTGCCATTGACTCTCAACCCAGCCGCTGCGGCTCAAGGCGCACTGGCCATTGAGATCGCCCAGGATCGTCCTGATTTGGAAAATCTGTTGGCACAAATCAATTGCCAGAACACCTTTGTCGAAGCGCAACGGGAGAGAAAAATCTTGGCCAGCTATGGCGGTGGATGCCACCAGAAAATTGGCGTCAGTTATCTCCATAGGGATTATGGCAAGATTCTCTTTTTGCGTGGCAAGACAGATGGTGGCGAAGAACTTCGTGTCATGAGTCTTGAGCGGGAAGAGATGGCCCCTGAGTGGTGTAGTCACAAAGAAAACATGTTTCCCGTTCCCCCTGGGACATCCAAGTGGTATGGACGGGACAGCCTTGATGTTGGGGGCTTTCCCGGTGGACGCAGCCTTTGGGTGGCAAGAGCTGAGGCCTTTCCCGAAGATTGGGAAAAAGCTGAGATCCCTCTTGTATGGACCAGCGGTTTAAAGTCCTGGCGAGGTCTGGCCGCTCGTGGAGTGTGGGTGAACGGTTGTGCCGAGTCTTTGGGTGAGCAGGAAGAAACCAGAGTGACGACCTTGCTTGGGCAAGAGCCCCAGTGGCTGAAGCTCACCCATGAAGGCGGTTACGACGAAGGAGCCATGGAAATCATGGCCACTTATCGACTGCAACCGGTGGAAGATGCTCCCAACCTCAATGGTAAAACACATTTTTATTGGATGAGTGGTTCCAGTTTTGCCCGTGCTCAGGAGTTGTTTCCTGAAATCATAGCTGGGGCCTTTCATGCTTGTGGTCCCGGCAATACCTACAAGCTTTTGCAGAAGGAACTATCTGACGACCGACTTAAGCTGTTTCTCAATTATGAAGACTGGTGTCGGACGTCGACCGAAGGAGACAAATAA